A part of Deltaproteobacteria bacterium genomic DNA contains:
- a CDS encoding type II toxin-antitoxin system prevent-host-death family antitoxin, with the protein MLHAIQRVSLMRTVSLATAHQKFSKLLRAVERGEGFLITRRGRPIAKLVPHGAGKAADPEWMSAHRRMMARLSEGASLGGLRIQRAGLHDR; encoded by the coding sequence TTGCTGCACGCCATCCAGAGGGTCAGCCTCATGCGCACGGTCTCCCTGGCGACTGCTCACCAGAAGTTCTCGAAGCTCCTCCGCGCGGTCGAGCGCGGCGAGGGCTTCCTTATCACTCGGCGCGGCCGGCCCATTGCGAAGCTCGTTCCCCATGGCGCCGGCAAGGCCGCTGATCCTGAATGGATGTCGGCCCACCGGCGCATGATGGCGCGACTGAGTGAGGGGGCCTCGCTGGGAGGGCTCAGGATCCAGAGGGCCGGGCTCCATGACCGTTAG